TGGTAGAATTTATACTGATACACCTCAGTTTGGAGGAATCAAATATGATGAGTATGGATTGTATACTCAAGTTCAGAAAAAGCTAATGGATGATAGATTGAAATTTACAGGCTCGGTTCGTTATGATAAATCGGACAATTTTGACGGCAATTATTCGCCAAGAGTTTCACTAGTTTATTCTGCAGGTGAAAATAGAAATCATGTTTTCAGAGGTTCATTCCAAACAGGTTTCCGTAATCCAACAACTCAAGATCAGTACATTGGTTTTAATGTAGGTAATGCAATTCTTTTAGGTTCTGCACCAGATAATTTAACTAGATATGAAGAAACACTTCCTGTGACTTCACCACTAGGACAAGCATTAGTTGGAGGAACAACTACAACTATTGATGGTAATAATGCTTATTTTAACTCTTATACTGCGCAATCTGTTGCTGCATTTTCAGCATTAGCTACTTCTGATCCTATAGCGGCATCAGCTTTATTAGTTAGAACGGATGTTGATTTAGTTAAGCCAGAAACAGTTAAAGCTTTTGAACTTGGATATAGAGGACAATACGAAGGATTTAATATAGACATTAATGGATATTATAATATTTATAATGATTTTATTGGAAACCTAACAGTATTAGCGCCATTATATGGAACTGCTCAAGATGCTCCAAATCCATTACTTGGACCAACAGATCCAGGAGCACAATCAGTAGATGCTATAGCTACAGGAAATTATAGAGCATTCCAATTATATACCAATACAGATATCGAAATCAAATCATTAGGTTTTGGTGTAGGTGTATCAAAAAAATTGCCAAGAGATTTCGAAATTTCTGCTAATTATAATTATGCTCAATTTGATTTTGACCAAGCTAAAGATCCAAGTTTTGAAGCAGGATTTAATACTCCTAAACATAGAGTTAAAGGTTCAATTAGTAATGATAAATTGTTCAAAAACTTTGGGTTTAATGTTAGCGCAAGATGGAGTGATGAATATTTATGGGAATCCTCATTTGCTGACGGTATGATTGATGCAGCTACTGTTGTAGATGCTCAAATTAGTTATGGAATTCCAACTTTAAAATCAGTATTAAAAGTTGGAGCAACTAATCTTGGAGGAAAAGAATATAGACAGCTTTTAGGTCCTGGATTAATCGGGCAACAATATTTCGTTTCATTAACTATTAATCCTTAATTAAAAAAATTATGAAAATGATAAAAAATATAAAATGGTTAGCTTTTATAGCTTTAGCATTTGTTGCTTGTAATAGCGATGATGAAGCTATTGTTGATCCAAATTCAACAGATGGAACACCTTTAACTGCAGGAAGTGCAGATTTTTCAAAGTATGTTGCATTGGGAGATTCTTTTGCGGCAGGATTTTCAGATAATGCTCTTTTTATGGAAGGGCAAAAGAATTCCTATCCTAATATTATTGCTTCACAATTTGCATTAGTTGGTGGTGGAGAATTTACAACACCATTTATGAATGATAACATAGGAGGATTTTCTTCAGGTGGAGTACAAATACCTCAATTCGGACCAAGATTGTGGTTTAATGCAGCCACCAGTACACCAACTCCAGTTACAGGAGTTTCAACTACTGATATTTCAACACATTTATCAGGACCGTTTAATAATTTTGGAATACCAGGAGCAAAAGCAACACATTTAGATTTTGCGGGTTATGCTACTGCAAATCCATATTTTGGAAGAATGGCTTCTTCAACTACAGCTACAGTTGTTGACGATGCCGTAGCTACTAATCCAACGTTCTTTTCTCTATGGATTGGAGGTAATGACGTTCTAGGATATGCTACTTCTGGAGGTGTAAGCACTAGTCCAATAACGCCAACAACAACTTTTAATGCAGTTTATAATGCTTTAATAGCTAAGTTAACTTCAGGTGGGCGAAAAGGAGTGATAGCTAATTTGCCTTATGTGAGCACATTGCCATATTTTACTACTGTTCCTTATAATCCAGTTCCGTTAGATGCCGCTACTGCTGCGCAATTGAATGCTGGTTATGCAGCCTATAATAATGGATTGTTGTTTGCGCAATCAAATGGATTATTGACTGCAGCTGAGGTAGCTCAAAGAACAATTTCTTTCTCTGCATCTGCTACAAATAAAGTTGTAATTGTAGATGAGTATTTAACTAATTTAACAGGTTTTGGAATTCCATCTTACCGTCAAGCTACTAGTGAAGATTTAATTGTTTTGCCTGCTAGAGCTTTTATCGGAACTACTGTTGGAGGAAATCCACTTCAAGTAAATGGAGTTTCAGTTCCTTTAGCTGACCAATGGGTTTTGTCTAAAAATGAAATCGCTGAAGTAAAAGCAGCAACTGATTCTTATAATCAAACCATTCAAGATGCAGCAACTGCTAATGGATTGGCATTAGTTGACGCAAAAACACTGATGACACAATTGAGTACTACAGGAGTTGTAGCAAATAATTACACGCTTACTTCAACATATGTAACAGGAGCTACTTTTTCTTTAGATGGAGTTCACCCTAGTCCAAGAGGCTATGCTTTTATTGCAAATCAATTTTTGAAAGCAATAAATGAAACCTATGGTTCTAATTTTAAAGGAGTAAACGTTGGTACGTATAGAATTTTGTATCCACAAGATCCTGCAAATTTTTAAAAAAGGTTATTGTTAATAATTCAAAACCACTAGCATTTGTTAGTGGTTTTTTGTTGTATACTCATACTTATACTATAATTTATAAAAATTAATTAAAAAAAGTAATCTTATCTATTGATTTTTAAAATAGAAAAATTACCTTTGCACTCTGAAAAAAGAGGTGTTTTTTTAAAACCTAAACAGCTATTTAATAAATACATAAAGCATGTCTAAAGCAATAGGAAAAGTTTCGCAAATCATCGGTCCAGTAGTTGACGTAGTATTTGATACTAAAGATGTTGAGTTACCAAAAATTTATGACTCATTAGAAATCATTAACAAAAACGGTACTAAGTTAATTCTTGAAGTACAATCACACATTGGTGAAAATACCGTTAGAACCATTTCGATGGATTCAACTGACGGATTGAGCAGAGGAACTGCAGTTCATGGAACTGGTGCTCCAATTCAAATGCCAATTGGGGATGATATCTACGGAAGATTATTTAACGTAGTTGGTGATGCTATCGATGGTTTAGGAGATTTGCCAAAAGAAGGTGCAAACGGAATGCCAATTCACAAACAAGCACCTAAATTTGAAGATTTATCAACTTCTACTGAAGTATTATTTACTGGTATTAAAGTAATCGATTTGATTGAGCCTTATGCAAAAGGAGGTAAAATTGGATTATTCGGTGGTGCTGGAGTTGGTAAAACAGTATTGATTCAAGAATTGATTAATAACATCGCTAAAGGTCACGGTGGACTTTCAGTATTCGCAGGAGTTGGTGAAAGAACTCGTGAAGGAAACGATTTGTTACGTGAGATGTTAGAATCAGGAATTATAAAATATGGTGAAGATTTCATGCACTCTATGGAAAATGGAGGTTGGGATTTAACTAAAGTAGACAAACCAGGAATGAGAGAGTCAAAAGCTACTTTCGTTTTCGGACAAATGAACGAACCACCAGGAGCAAGAGCACGTGTGGCTTTATCTGGTCTTTCTATCGCTGAGTATTTCCGTGATGGTGCAGGTTCAGACCAAGGAAAAGACGTTCTTTTCTTCGTTGATAACATCTTCCGTTTTACACAAGCAGGTTCTGAGGTTTCGGCTCTTTTAGGACGTATGCCATCTGCGGTAGGTTACCAACCAACATTAGCAACTGAAATGGGTGCGATGCAAGAGCGTATTACTTCTACTAAAAAAGGTTCGATTACTTCAGTACAAGCGGTATATGTACCTGCGGATGACTTAACGGATCCAGCTCCTGCAACAACCTTTGCTCACTTAGATGCAACAACAGTATTGTCTCGTAAAATTGCTGAGTTAGGTATTTATCCAGCGGTTGACCCACTAGATTCTACTTCTCGTATCTTAACACCACTTATCTTAGGTGATGAGCACTATGATTGTGCACAAAGAGTTAAAGAGATTTTACAGAAATACAAACAATTACAAGATATTATTGCTATCCTTGGTATGGAAGAATTATCAGAAGAAGATAAACTTTCTGTATCTAGAGCGCGTCGTGTGCAACGTTTCTTATCGCAACCATTCCACGTAGCTGAGCAGTTTACAGGTATTCCTGGAGTATTGGTTGACATTAAAGATACTATCAAAGGATTTAACATGATTATTGATGGTGAGTTAGACCACTTACCAGAAGCGGCTTTCAACCTTAAAGGAACTATTGAAGACGTTATCGAAGCAGGTCAAAAAATGTTAGCAGAAGCTTAATTTTTAGTAAATAGTGATTAGTAACTAGTAAATAGTTCACATTTTGCTAATCACTAATTACTTTTCACTAATCACTTAATAAGAATGATTTTAGAAATAGTATCTCCAGAAGCAAGTTTATTTAAAGGCGAAGTAACTTCGGTTCATTTGCCAGGTGTTGATGGTTCATTTCAAATATTGAACAATCACGCGCCGATAGTTTCAATTTTAAAACAAGGTACCGTTAAAATTACGGCCAACAGTTTTAAATTTGAAAAAGAAGTTGCAGACAAATTTTCTAAAGTAAACGATCAAAACTATACTTTAGAAATCAATTCTGGAACTATCGAAATGAAAGACAACAAAGTAATTGTTTTAGCCGACTAAGACAATTCAAAATAAACGAAGAAAGCTCAACAATTTTGTTGGGCTTTTTTTATTTTTGATAAATGGAAAATGCTGAAACTAAAATTATTCAAATATACTCTGGAAAGCGTTCATGGTATGAATTAGTTTTGGCAGCAGTATTTTATTCTATTACCACCTTTATTTTCATATTAATTCTTTACTATTTAACACTTGAGATTAACTATAAAGAATCATTAATTAAGTTATTTGAATTTTTTTATTACGGATTACCATGTCTGGCTAATGGATTAATCTTTTCAATGATTAAAGATATCGAAATTGATACTAAAAATAACTCTATTCATACTTTATATAAAGTTGGACCATTTATTAAAAAGGTCAAAACTAAAGCTCAAGAATTTGAATATGTTTCAGTCTTTTTAACAGATAAAAATGTTTTTGAAACAAATCTTTGGTATGTTCGCAATAAACATTATAAAATGTATGAGTTCGAGAAAAAAGAAGATGCTTTTGAATTTGGAGAAATGGTTGCCGACAAATTAAACATTGACTTATTAGATGCAACTGAAAGAGGAAATAATAAGTGGGTTGAAAAAAAATAATATGAAACTCCCAAAAACACTTCAATCCAAACTCAATCAGCGTGAAGAAAACAACGCTTTGCGTAAGTTGACTGCTCAAAATGAATGGGTCGACTTTTCTTCCAATGATTATATTGGGTTTGCCAAAAGTGAAACGCTGTTCAACGCAACGCACCAGTTTCTGATGGATAAGAACATCAAAGTAAACGGTGCTACAGGTTCGCGATTGCTTTCGGGTAATCACAGTTTATATCAGGAAGCCGAATCGTTTATTTCGAAATTTCACAAAGCGGATGCGGCTTTGATTTTCAACTCTGGGTATGATGCCAATGTTGGTTTTTTTAGCGCAGTTCCACAACGGAATGATGTGATTTTCTTTGATGAATTGTGTCACGCTTCCATTCGCGATGGGATTTCCATGAGTAATGCCAAAGCCTATAAGTTTCAACACAACGATTTTCAAGATTTAGAAAGACAAATCCAAAAACTGACAACCAACAACCATCAGCCACCAACCATTTACATAGTAACCGAAAGTGTTTTCTCTATGGATGGCGATTCGCCCAATTTGGAAGAGCTGACTAATCTATCGGAAAAGCATCAATGTTATTTAGTGTTAGACGAAGCCCATGCATTAGGCGTTTTTGGTGCTAAAGGCGAAGGATTATTACAAAGTTTAGGATTGCAAAACAAAGTGTTTGCCCGAATCATGACCTTCGGAAAAGGATTGGGTTGTCATGGTGCGGCCATTTTAGGAAGCGAAGAATTAAAAAGCTACTTGGTCAACTTTGCCCGAAGTTTTATTTATACCACAGCACTTTCGCCACATTCGGTGGCCACTATTTTAATGGCGTATCACCAATTGGAACAGGAAAAAGAACCATTGGAAAAACTGAAAAACAACATAGTTTTCTTCAACCAACAAAAGTTGCAATTGGGATTAAAACCATTGTTTGTCTATAGCAAATCGGCCATTCAATGTGCCATTATTTCTGGGAATCAAAACGTAAAAAGTATTGCCGCACAACTACAAGAGAGAGGTTTTGATGTAAAGCCTATCTTGTCGCCAACCGTTCCCGAAGGACAAGAACGATTGCGTTTTTGCTTGCACAGCTACAATACCGAAAAAGAAATTTCGGAAGTCTTAGCGCTGTTGTGTACTTTTGTATTCAAATAATACAAAATGAAATTATTCATCACAGGAATTGGAACCGACGTTGGCAAAACCATTGCTTCCGCTATTGTTACCCAAGCTTTAGAAGCCGATTATTGGAAACCTGTTCAGGCAGGCGATTTAGACCAGTCCGACAGTCATAAAATTCAAAAGTACATTAGCAACGACAAAACGGTTATCCTCGAAAACAGTTATAAACTCAACACGCCTGCCAGTCCGCATTATGCTGCCGAACTGGACGGAATTACAATCGATATCAAAAAGATAAAAGAACCAAAGACTTCCAATCATTTAGTCATTGAAGGCGCTGGCGGACTATTGGTTCCGTTGAATGATAACGATTGTATTGTTGATTTAATTCAAGAAGACTATAAAATCATTGTGGTTTCGCGTCATTATTTGGGAAGTATCAACCATACATTGTTGACTTTTGAAGCGTTGAAAAGCAGAAAACTTAATGTTGCAGGAATTATTTTTTCGGGCGATGAGAACCAAGCTACTGAATCGATTATTCTAAAGAAAACCAAAGCTACTTTCATCGGAAGAATTGATAACGAACCTTATTTCGACCAGAATGTCATTCAATACTATGCCGATAAGTTTCGGGAACAGCTTTTGAATTTATAAGCTCACAGACTTTCGTACATTTGCAAAAAGTAATTTTCGCATTATTCTTTTATTATGACCTATTCCCAAAGAGACAAGCAATACAACTGGCATCCTTATACCCAACACAAAACAGCAGCCGATTTTCCTGCTATTGTTAAAGGAAAAGGCGCCTTGCTTTGGGACGAAAACGGTAAGGAATACATCGATGCTATTGCGTCTTGGTGGGTAAACCCTTTTGGACATTCCAACACCTTTATTGCCGATGCCATTTACCAGCAGTTAACCACGTTAGAGCATGTGTTGTTTGGTGGTTTCACACATGATAAAGCGGTTTTATTGGCCGAAAAGTTGATGCAACTGTTGCCTTCCAATCAAAAGAAGTTGTTCTATTCGGATAATGGTTCGACTGCCGTAGAAGTTGCCATCAAAGCGGCGTTGCAATTCAATTACAATCAAGGAATCAAGAAGACCAAAATCATTGCCTTTGAGGATGCCTTTCATGGCGATACGTTTGGCGCTATGGCCAGCAGTGGTATTTCGTTTTTTACAGAAGCTTTCAAAGGTTCCCTATTAGAAGTGGCTAGAATACCAGTGCCAACTGCCGGGAATGAGGCAAAAAGCAAAGCGGCACTTTTAGAATTGGTGAAAACCAATGAGTATGCCGCGTTTCTTTTTGAACCTTTGGTGCTTGGTGCAGCTGGAATGGTGATGTATCCACCGGAAGAATTGGACGAACTGATAGCAATTTGCAACAACCACAACGTTTTAACCATTGCTGACGAAGTGATGACGGGTTTTGGCAAAACAGGAAAAACCTTTGCTGTTGATTATTTGCAAAACCAACCCGATATGATGTGCTTGTCTAAAGCATTAACCGGCGGAACGATACCAATGGCCATCACCACGTTTACACAAAGCATCTTCGACGGTTTTTTTGACGATGATACCAATAAGGCGTTGTTCCACGGGCATACGTTTACGGCAAATCCAACAGGTTGTGCCGCGGCTTTGGCCAGTATTTCGCTGTTGGAAACATCAGAAATGCAACAAAACATTAAGGAAATCAACGAAAGTCACAAAGCTTTTGAAGCAAAAATAAAGTCGCATCCGAAAGTAAAAACAACCCGAGTGCTGGGCGTTATATTTGCCTTAGAAATCAAAACCGATAGCGAAGAAAGCTATTATGGAACGATGCGCAACAAACTCTATAATTTCTTCATCCAACACGGAATCATTTTACGCCCAGTGGGTAACATCGTTTACATCTTGCCGCCGTATGTTATCAGCAAAGAAGAATTGCAAAAAGTATATGAAACCATCGTTGATGCGATTGAAATGATTTAAATTTGCCAAATCTTTTCTGAATACCATTTCAGAATTCAGGTTGCACACTCCATGAAACAAAAAATCGCCATAACGTCGCTCGCTTCTCTGTCGCCTTTAGGGAATAGTCCCGAAGGAATCTGGAATAATTATCTTTCGCCAAAAACTTTTATTTCGACTAAGAACGTGAACGGCAAGGAAGAATTTGTTGCCACTATTCCAAGCGGATTAAGAACAACAATTAACGACTTGCGCCAATCGGACAACAAGTATAAATCGTTAGACGAAACGGTTTTGATGGCTATTTTGGTTTCGCGCCAAGCGGTGCATCAAGCAGGCTGGAAGGAAGGCGAAGATTTTGGAATTAACATTGGTTCTTCGCGTGGTGCAACGCAACTTTTTGAGCAGTTTCACCAGGAATACCTTGAAACCGGAGTAACGCCTACGTTGACTTCGCCGGTTACTACCTTGGGAAATGTGTCTTCCTGGGTTGCCCATGATTTGAAATCTACAGGTGTTGAAATTTCCCATTCAATCACTTGTTCAACCGCATTGCATGCCGTGTTGAATGCTGTGGCGTGGTTGAAAAGCGGATTGTCGACCAAGTTTTTAGTAGGCGGAAGCGAAGCGCCATTGACCGATTTTACCATTGCCCAAATGAAAGCGTTGAAAATCTATGCCTACCAAGAGCAGGACTTTCCGTGCCGTGCATTGGATTTTGAGAAAACCAAAAACACTATGGTGTTAGGCGAAGCCGCCAGTGTGGCGTGTTTGGAACTAGGCGAAAAAGAAAACGCTTTAGCCTATGTTTCGGGCATTGGCTTTGCTACCGATACGTTGGAACACAATATTTCCATCTCGGAAGAAGCGGAATGTTTTCAAAAATCAATGAAAATGGCGATGGGTACTTTGGCTCCTTCTGATATTGATGCTATTGTGATGCACGCACCGGGAACCATCAAAGGCGACCTTTCGGAATATAAAGCCATCCAAAAAGTTTTTGGCAATAACCTGCCGTTGCTTACCACTAACAAATGGAAAATGGGGCATACCTTTGGTGCTTCGGGTATGTTGAGTATCGAACTGGCGGTCATGATGCTGCAACATCAGGAGTTTATTGAAGTTCCTTTTGCCACACCTCAAGTAAAAGGCAGAGCATTGAGCAACATATTGGTAAATGCGGTTGGTTTTGGCGGAAATGCTGTGACTATTCTGCTGACTAAATAAGATTTTTATCCTTTACGAAACTTTTTCAAAATTCGTCCTGATGAAACTTTTGTTTCGTCCGCATGAATCATTTTGTTCG
The window above is part of the Flavobacterium sp. PMTSA4 genome. Proteins encoded here:
- a CDS encoding SGNH/GDSL hydrolase family protein, yielding MIKNIKWLAFIALAFVACNSDDEAIVDPNSTDGTPLTAGSADFSKYVALGDSFAAGFSDNALFMEGQKNSYPNIIASQFALVGGGEFTTPFMNDNIGGFSSGGVQIPQFGPRLWFNAATSTPTPVTGVSTTDISTHLSGPFNNFGIPGAKATHLDFAGYATANPYFGRMASSTTATVVDDAVATNPTFFSLWIGGNDVLGYATSGGVSTSPITPTTTFNAVYNALIAKLTSGGRKGVIANLPYVSTLPYFTTVPYNPVPLDAATAAQLNAGYAAYNNGLLFAQSNGLLTAAEVAQRTISFSASATNKVVIVDEYLTNLTGFGIPSYRQATSEDLIVLPARAFIGTTVGGNPLQVNGVSVPLADQWVLSKNEIAEVKAATDSYNQTIQDAATANGLALVDAKTLMTQLSTTGVVANNYTLTSTYVTGATFSLDGVHPSPRGYAFIANQFLKAINETYGSNFKGVNVGTYRILYPQDPANF
- the atpD gene encoding F0F1 ATP synthase subunit beta translates to MSKAIGKVSQIIGPVVDVVFDTKDVELPKIYDSLEIINKNGTKLILEVQSHIGENTVRTISMDSTDGLSRGTAVHGTGAPIQMPIGDDIYGRLFNVVGDAIDGLGDLPKEGANGMPIHKQAPKFEDLSTSTEVLFTGIKVIDLIEPYAKGGKIGLFGGAGVGKTVLIQELINNIAKGHGGLSVFAGVGERTREGNDLLREMLESGIIKYGEDFMHSMENGGWDLTKVDKPGMRESKATFVFGQMNEPPGARARVALSGLSIAEYFRDGAGSDQGKDVLFFVDNIFRFTQAGSEVSALLGRMPSAVGYQPTLATEMGAMQERITSTKKGSITSVQAVYVPADDLTDPAPATTFAHLDATTVLSRKIAELGIYPAVDPLDSTSRILTPLILGDEHYDCAQRVKEILQKYKQLQDIIAILGMEELSEEDKLSVSRARRVQRFLSQPFHVAEQFTGIPGVLVDIKDTIKGFNMIIDGELDHLPEAAFNLKGTIEDVIEAGQKMLAEA
- a CDS encoding F0F1 ATP synthase subunit epsilon; translation: MILEIVSPEASLFKGEVTSVHLPGVDGSFQILNNHAPIVSILKQGTVKITANSFKFEKEVADKFSKVNDQNYTLEINSGTIEMKDNKVIVLAD
- a CDS encoding aminotransferase class I/II-fold pyridoxal phosphate-dependent enzyme, which codes for MKLPKTLQSKLNQREENNALRKLTAQNEWVDFSSNDYIGFAKSETLFNATHQFLMDKNIKVNGATGSRLLSGNHSLYQEAESFISKFHKADAALIFNSGYDANVGFFSAVPQRNDVIFFDELCHASIRDGISMSNAKAYKFQHNDFQDLERQIQKLTTNNHQPPTIYIVTESVFSMDGDSPNLEELTNLSEKHQCYLVLDEAHALGVFGAKGEGLLQSLGLQNKVFARIMTFGKGLGCHGAAILGSEELKSYLVNFARSFIYTTALSPHSVATILMAYHQLEQEKEPLEKLKNNIVFFNQQKLQLGLKPLFVYSKSAIQCAIISGNQNVKSIAAQLQERGFDVKPILSPTVPEGQERLRFCLHSYNTEKEISEVLALLCTFVFK
- the bioD gene encoding dethiobiotin synthase, giving the protein MKLFITGIGTDVGKTIASAIVTQALEADYWKPVQAGDLDQSDSHKIQKYISNDKTVILENSYKLNTPASPHYAAELDGITIDIKKIKEPKTSNHLVIEGAGGLLVPLNDNDCIVDLIQEDYKIIVVSRHYLGSINHTLLTFEALKSRKLNVAGIIFSGDENQATESIILKKTKATFIGRIDNEPYFDQNVIQYYADKFREQLLNL
- the bioA gene encoding adenosylmethionine--8-amino-7-oxononanoate transaminase gives rise to the protein MTYSQRDKQYNWHPYTQHKTAADFPAIVKGKGALLWDENGKEYIDAIASWWVNPFGHSNTFIADAIYQQLTTLEHVLFGGFTHDKAVLLAEKLMQLLPSNQKKLFYSDNGSTAVEVAIKAALQFNYNQGIKKTKIIAFEDAFHGDTFGAMASSGISFFTEAFKGSLLEVARIPVPTAGNEAKSKAALLELVKTNEYAAFLFEPLVLGAAGMVMYPPEELDELIAICNNHNVLTIADEVMTGFGKTGKTFAVDYLQNQPDMMCLSKALTGGTIPMAITTFTQSIFDGFFDDDTNKALFHGHTFTANPTGCAAALASISLLETSEMQQNIKEINESHKAFEAKIKSHPKVKTTRVLGVIFALEIKTDSEESYYGTMRNKLYNFFIQHGIILRPVGNIVYILPPYVISKEELQKVYETIVDAIEMI
- a CDS encoding beta-ketoacyl synthase N-terminal-like domain-containing protein, translated to MKQKIAITSLASLSPLGNSPEGIWNNYLSPKTFISTKNVNGKEEFVATIPSGLRTTINDLRQSDNKYKSLDETVLMAILVSRQAVHQAGWKEGEDFGINIGSSRGATQLFEQFHQEYLETGVTPTLTSPVTTLGNVSSWVAHDLKSTGVEISHSITCSTALHAVLNAVAWLKSGLSTKFLVGGSEAPLTDFTIAQMKALKIYAYQEQDFPCRALDFEKTKNTMVLGEAASVACLELGEKENALAYVSGIGFATDTLEHNISISEEAECFQKSMKMAMGTLAPSDIDAIVMHAPGTIKGDLSEYKAIQKVFGNNLPLLTTNKWKMGHTFGASGMLSIELAVMMLQHQEFIEVPFATPQVKGRALSNILVNAVGFGGNAVTILLTK